One window from the genome of Tolypothrix sp. NIES-4075 encodes:
- a CDS encoding adenosine-specific kinase, translating to MEIKSVVMEIPEGSNIIVGQTHFIKTVEDLYEIMVASSPQVKFGIAFCEASQLCLIRLAGNDRHLQQIANINAQAIAAGHCFVILLKQAYPINFLNAIKQCPEVCNIYCATANPVEVIVAQTQQGRGILGVVDGFSPRGVENADEVKARQNFLRQIGYKF from the coding sequence ATGGAAATAAAATCAGTTGTCATGGAAATTCCGGAGGGAAGTAACATTATTGTTGGTCAAACCCACTTTATTAAAACAGTCGAAGATTTATATGAGATAATGGTGGCAAGTTCGCCTCAGGTTAAATTTGGCATTGCTTTTTGTGAAGCATCTCAATTATGCTTGATTAGATTAGCGGGTAACGATCGCCATCTTCAACAGATAGCAAATATAAACGCACAAGCGATCGCTGCCGGACACTGTTTCGTAATTTTACTGAAACAAGCGTATCCAATTAACTTCTTAAACGCAATCAAGCAGTGTCCGGAAGTCTGCAATATATATTGTGCGACAGCAAATCCCGTAGAAGTGATTGTCGCACAAACACAACAGGGACGCGGGATTTTAGGTGTTGTGGATGGATTTTCCCCCAGAGGAGTAGAAAATGCCGATGAAGTCAAAGCACGTCAGAATTTCCTACGTCAAATTGGTTACAAATTTTAA
- a CDS encoding response regulator, with translation MKILLVEDDEFVAEAIVAVLNNQNYVVEIAPDGETAWDLVEIFDYDLILLDVILPKLDGISLCRKIRLHGLQMPIMLLTGCDSSHEKATGLDAGADDYLVKPFDQEELIARVRALLRRGVIPSQPVLEWNNLRLDPTSCEVTYGEQPLSLTKKEYALLELFLRNSHRVFSCGMILEHLWSYNDAPGEEAVRTHIKGLRTKLRSVGAPGNLVETVYGIGYRLKLAKEDRGTGGQEEDTSVRGWRSSERVRGEGAGGASVQGEFVSSSSLSSPSPHPPLSPTSSSPTPKQTLLAIASVWNRFKGRVGEQVTLLEEAAVASSDNVLNQELRKQAFQEAHTLAGSLGTFGFPLGSKLARKIEHLLKTDKTLTKAETTQFQSWVELLRQEIARNQDETVSSSLPDEYPVLLVVDRDRSLASQLAIDASNFKVAIATDIQTAIQKLYQEHPSAVLLDPSVSPLESDSLRLLWELKDRKPRVSVIVFTEQSDFSHRLQVARHGGHTFLQKPLPIAQILQAVTQVLQHAPDAEAHVLAVDDDPKIGALLQVLLTPWGIKVTTLSDPQRFWETLESVKPDFLILDVEMPDVNGMEICQVVRNDPRWSELPILFLTVHNDANIIDRVFAVGADDFVSKPIVGPELVTRIINRLERIKLRQRLAQTQQAEAAASKNDITRIRQQTTVAKLAQSALSGKDFSSLMNEAVEIIAQNLEVEYCNISEFLPKENTLVLRSGVGWDAEFIGQEIINLDAVVLSPVIIEDLETSESNSFLQQHQVKSGLSVPICTQNRIYGVLGAYTRKKRTFSLDDMNFVQAIANILSAALERQQTEQALRKGKGELELRVAERTAELIRINQQLQLELNERQRTQEALRNSQSRFAGIVEIADDAIISIDSSQRITLFNQGAEKIFGYTAAEVLGQPMEVLLPLRYIKTHRQHVSEFGNSTKVARRMGERREIYGCRKDGSEFPAEASISKLKLGEETVYTVYLQDISDRKQVERMKDEFVSVTSHELRTPLTSIHGSLKMLASDLIKSDSEQGKRLLEIAVNSSERLVRLVNDILDIERIKSGKVKMEKQTCNIADLITQAVNVIQPLAEAANVTLSVSSLSLLLWVDGDRIVQTLTNLLSNAIKFSNLGATIQVSAELRNQEGGQGGQGDNQTRGQPDKGSHLRAEVTNVEQSGVTRKIILSPHPPLFPSPPLPLPPSSYLLICVKDTGRGIPPDKLESIFERFQQVDSSDSRNYDGTGLGLAICKSIVQQHGGCIWAESVLGEGSNFYLALPVVQSQDSELLFS, from the coding sequence ATGAAAATATTACTTGTGGAGGATGACGAGTTTGTTGCTGAGGCTATCGTCGCTGTTCTGAATAACCAAAACTATGTAGTAGAAATTGCCCCCGATGGTGAAACAGCTTGGGATTTAGTGGAAATATTTGATTATGACTTAATACTTTTAGATGTCATCCTCCCGAAGTTAGATGGTATTAGTCTTTGCCGTAAAATAAGACTTCATGGTTTGCAAATGCCAATCATGTTGTTGACTGGGTGCGATAGCAGTCACGAGAAGGCTACAGGATTAGATGCAGGTGCCGATGACTACCTGGTTAAACCCTTCGATCAAGAGGAATTAATTGCACGGGTGCGAGCGCTGTTGCGTCGGGGTGTTATTCCGTCACAACCTGTGTTGGAATGGAATAATTTACGGCTCGACCCGACAAGTTGTGAAGTCACTTATGGCGAACAACCGCTATCATTAACAAAAAAAGAATATGCGTTGCTAGAACTTTTTTTGCGAAACAGTCACCGCGTATTTAGCTGCGGCATGATTTTAGAACATCTTTGGTCTTATAATGACGCTCCAGGTGAAGAAGCCGTTCGCACTCATATTAAAGGGTTGCGAACGAAGCTTAGAAGTGTGGGAGCTCCAGGAAATCTGGTTGAAACAGTTTATGGAATTGGCTATCGTCTCAAGCTAGCGAAAGAGGACAGGGGGACAGGGGGACAGGAGGAGGACACTTCCGTGCGGGGGTGGAGGAGTTCAGAACGTGTCCGTGGAGAAGGGGCAGGGGGCGCTTCGGTGCAGGGGGAGTTTGTCTCCTCGTCTTCCTTGTCTTCCCCATCTCCCCATCCCCCCCTCTCCCCCACTTCTTCATCACCGACTCCAAAGCAGACATTATTAGCGATCGCCTCAGTTTGGAACCGATTTAAAGGACGGGTGGGTGAACAGGTGACTTTGTTGGAGGAAGCTGCTGTTGCATCTAGTGACAATGTTTTGAATCAAGAACTCCGCAAACAAGCATTTCAAGAAGCTCATACTTTAGCAGGATCGTTAGGTACTTTTGGCTTTCCTCTAGGCTCAAAGTTGGCACGAAAAATTGAGCATCTACTGAAAACTGATAAAACTTTGACTAAAGCGGAAACGACGCAGTTTCAAAGTTGGGTAGAGCTATTGCGTCAAGAAATTGCGCGAAATCAGGATGAGACTGTTTCTTCTTCACTTCCAGATGAATATCCTGTGCTGTTGGTAGTCGATCGCGATCGCTCGCTCGCTTCCCAACTTGCAATTGATGCATCAAATTTCAAAGTGGCGATCGCAACCGATATTCAAACCGCCATCCAGAAGTTGTACCAAGAACATCCCAGCGCAGTACTATTAGATCCGAGCGTTTCCCCACTTGAATCCGACAGCTTGCGTTTACTTTGGGAGTTGAAAGACCGCAAACCACGAGTCAGCGTGATAGTATTTACCGAACAAAGCGATTTTAGCCATAGATTGCAAGTTGCTCGCCACGGTGGACACACATTTTTACAAAAACCCTTACCCATTGCACAGATACTACAGGCAGTGACACAAGTATTGCAACATGCACCTGATGCAGAAGCTCATGTCTTAGCTGTAGACGACGATCCGAAAATAGGTGCGCTGTTGCAAGTATTGCTGACACCTTGGGGAATCAAGGTGACAACCCTCAGCGATCCGCAACGTTTTTGGGAAACTCTGGAATCTGTAAAACCAGATTTTCTGATTTTGGATGTGGAAATGCCGGATGTCAATGGTATGGAGATTTGCCAGGTAGTACGCAACGATCCGCGTTGGAGTGAATTGCCGATTTTATTTTTGACAGTTCATAACGATGCTAATATTATTGATCGGGTGTTTGCAGTCGGTGCAGATGACTTTGTAAGCAAGCCAATCGTCGGACCAGAACTTGTCACTCGCATTATCAATCGTCTGGAAAGGATTAAATTACGGCAGCGTCTTGCCCAAACTCAACAAGCTGAAGCTGCTGCTAGCAAGAATGATATAACCCGCATTCGCCAACAAACAACAGTTGCTAAATTGGCTCAGTCAGCTTTGTCTGGCAAAGATTTTTCAAGCTTGATGAATGAAGCTGTGGAGATTATAGCACAAAATTTGGAAGTTGAATACTGTAATATATCGGAATTTCTGCCAAAAGAAAACACCTTGGTGCTGCGCTCTGGGGTGGGCTGGGATGCGGAATTTATCGGGCAAGAAATAATCAATTTAGACGCGGTTGTACTCTCTCCTGTGATTATTGAAGATTTAGAAACATCTGAGAGTAATTCCTTTTTGCAGCAACATCAAGTTAAGAGCGGCTTAAGTGTACCAATTTGCACACAGAATCGAATTTATGGCGTTTTAGGAGCTTATACGCGCAAAAAACGGACTTTCAGTTTAGATGATATGAATTTTGTCCAAGCGATCGCAAACATCTTGTCAGCGGCACTTGAGCGGCAGCAAACTGAGCAAGCTTTACGTAAAGGTAAGGGCGAATTAGAATTAAGGGTAGCAGAACGCACAGCAGAATTAATTAGAATTAATCAACAACTTCAGTTAGAACTTAATGAGCGTCAACGCACACAAGAAGCATTGCGAAACTCTCAAAGTCGATTTGCGGGAATTGTAGAAATCGCCGATGATGCAATTATTTCGATTGATAGCAGCCAACGCATTACCTTATTTAACCAAGGGGCAGAAAAAATTTTTGGATACACGGCAGCAGAAGTGCTAGGACAGCCAATGGAAGTACTGTTACCGTTGCGATATATTAAAACACATCGTCAGCATGTAAGTGAATTTGGCAACTCGACAAAAGTCGCTCGTCGCATGGGAGAACGTCGTGAGATTTATGGTTGTCGCAAAGATGGTAGTGAATTTCCGGCAGAAGCTTCGATTTCTAAGTTAAAGCTGGGTGAAGAAACAGTATATACCGTTTACTTGCAAGATATTAGCGATCGCAAGCAAGTTGAACGCATGAAAGATGAGTTTGTCTCCGTCACCAGTCACGAACTTCGCACTCCTTTAACTTCAATTCACGGCTCATTAAAAATGCTGGCAAGTGATTTAATTAAGTCAGATTCTGAACAAGGAAAACGTCTGTTAGAAATAGCTGTTAATAGTAGCGAGCGTTTGGTGCGTTTAGTCAACGACATTCTTGACATTGAGCGCATCAAGTCGGGCAAAGTGAAAATGGAAAAACAAACCTGCAACATTGCCGACTTGATTACACAAGCAGTAAATGTAATTCAGCCGCTTGCCGAGGCAGCCAATGTTACTTTATCTGTTTCTAGCTTATCGCTTCTTCTCTGGGTAGATGGCGATCGCATCGTCCAAACTTTAACTAACCTATTAAGTAACGCGATTAAATTCTCCAACCTCGGTGCAACTATCCAAGTTAGCGCTGAGTTGAGAAATCAAGAAGGAGGACAAGGAGGACAAGGGGACAACCAGACAAGGGGACAACCAGACAAGGGGAGCCACTTGCGTGCGGAGGTCACGAACGTTGAGCAAAGTGGGGTGACAAGGAAAATAATTCTTTCTCCCCATCCCCCCCTCTTTCCATCTCCCCCTCTCCCCCTCCCCCCTTCTTCCTACCTCCTCATCTGTGTAAAAGATACTGGACGCGGCATTCCTCCTGATAAACTTGAAAGTATATTTGAGCGCTTTCAACAGGTAGACTCTTCAGATTCTCGCAACTATGATGGCACTGGTTTGGGCTTGGCAATTTGCAAAAGCATTGTGCAACAGCATGGCGGATGTATTTGGGCGGAAAGTGTGCTGGGTGAAGGTAGTAATTTTTACTTAGCTTTGCCTGTAGTTCAGTCCCAAGATTCTGAATTACTGTTTTCTTAA
- a CDS encoding response regulator, translated as MVTKRILVVDNEEYIQEVAKICLETVAGWEVLTAGSGSEGINKAETYQPDAILLDVMMPEMDGMTTFSKLQANPATQAIPVIFLTAKIQTSDKRRYAQMGMPSAIAKPFNPLELAGQIANALGWN; from the coding sequence ATGGTCACAAAGCGTATTCTGGTAGTTGATAATGAAGAGTACATCCAAGAAGTTGCTAAGATTTGCTTAGAAACTGTCGCAGGCTGGGAAGTACTGACAGCAGGTTCGGGATCGGAAGGTATAAACAAAGCCGAAACTTACCAACCTGATGCAATTCTTTTGGATGTAATGATGCCAGAAATGGATGGTATGACTACCTTTAGCAAATTACAGGCGAATCCGGCAACTCAAGCAATCCCGGTAATTTTTTTAACAGCAAAAATCCAAACTTCTGACAAGCGCCGCTATGCTCAGATGGGTATGCCGAGCGCGATCGCCAAACCCTTCAATCCTCTAGAATTAGCAGGACAAATCGCCAACGCTCTCGGCTGGAATTAA
- a CDS encoding polyphosphate kinase 2 family protein: MNHDAFIVRPGAKISLQKDYDPAYKDDYQEKAEAQRKLQADVERLAKYQNILYAQNTYALLIIFQAMDAAGKDSTIKHVMSGVNPQGCQVFSFKQPSAEELDHDYLWRSMKALPERGRVGIFNRSYYEETLVVRVHPELLKKQQLPYIPEDNRIWQQRFEEINNFEKYLVNNGIIILKFFLNVSKSEQKKRFLARIETPEKNWKFSASDVVERAFWDDYMQAYEDIFNHTSTKSAPWYIIPADRKWFTRLVVADIICSKLKELNLKYPTVSEEHQRQLLKAKQLLENED; this comes from the coding sequence ATGAATCATGACGCTTTTATAGTTCGACCTGGAGCAAAGATTTCTTTGCAAAAAGACTACGACCCAGCTTATAAAGATGATTACCAAGAAAAAGCTGAAGCGCAAAGAAAATTGCAGGCAGATGTTGAACGATTAGCAAAATACCAAAATATTCTTTATGCTCAAAACACTTATGCGTTGCTAATTATTTTTCAAGCAATGGATGCGGCTGGGAAAGACAGCACTATCAAACATGTAATGTCTGGTGTTAATCCCCAAGGATGTCAAGTATTCAGTTTCAAACAACCGAGTGCGGAAGAACTTGACCACGATTATCTTTGGCGCAGTATGAAAGCTTTACCAGAACGAGGTCGAGTTGGGATATTCAACCGCTCATATTATGAGGAAACTTTAGTAGTTCGCGTGCATCCAGAACTACTGAAAAAGCAACAACTTCCCTACATTCCTGAAGATAATCGAATTTGGCAGCAGCGCTTTGAAGAAATCAATAATTTTGAAAAATATTTGGTAAATAATGGAATAATCATTCTCAAGTTTTTTCTGAATGTTTCTAAATCAGAACAGAAAAAACGCTTTTTAGCACGCATCGAAACGCCGGAAAAAAATTGGAAGTTCTCTGCCAGCGATGTGGTTGAAAGAGCGTTTTGGGATGATTACATGCAAGCTTACGAAGATATTTTTAATCATACCAGCACTAAATCAGCACCTTGGTATATTATTCCTGCCGATCGCAAATGGTTTACACGTCTAGTAGTTGCCGACATCATCTGTAGCAAATTAAAAGAACTTAATCTGAAATATCCCACCGTTAGTGAAGAACATCAGCGGCAACTTCTCAAGGCAAAGCAATTATTAGAAAATGAGGATTAA
- a CDS encoding peroxiredoxin — MIYRRTFLSILFASCFAVITWLNFTPAANALGGKLPAINQPAPLFTLPTNTGDGEISLSDLRGKWTVLYFYPKDFTAGCTIEARRFQQDLPKYVEKNAQIIGVSADDVNSHAEFCDSEGLKFPLLADTTGSVSKAYGSWIGFVSMRHSFIIDPNGILRETFVKVNPSIHSTEVLAKLEQLQSS, encoded by the coding sequence ATGATTTATCGTCGCACTTTTTTGAGTATATTATTTGCCAGCTGCTTTGCTGTCATTACTTGGTTGAATTTTACCCCTGCTGCTAATGCTTTAGGAGGCAAACTCCCAGCAATTAATCAACCCGCACCTTTATTTACCTTGCCAACCAACACTGGTGATGGTGAAATTTCTCTGTCTGACTTGCGTGGTAAGTGGACAGTCCTCTACTTTTATCCCAAAGACTTCACCGCTGGTTGCACCATAGAAGCGCGTCGTTTTCAGCAAGACTTGCCCAAATACGTGGAAAAAAACGCGCAAATTATCGGTGTCAGTGCTGATGACGTTAATTCACACGCCGAATTTTGTGATTCAGAAGGGTTAAAATTCCCCTTACTGGCTGATACCACCGGATCGGTTAGTAAAGCTTACGGTTCTTGGATTGGCTTTGTCTCCATGCGCCACAGCTTTATCATCGATCCAAACGGCATCCTCCGCGAGACTTTTGTCAAAGTCAATCCAAGCATCCACAGTACAGAAGTTCTCGCAAAACTCGAACAACTGCAATCGTCTTAG